tttgttttgctcaactaaattggaaaaattgtttcagacaattgtttccttggtaacatatcaaaataaaactacttgtagtttcagttttgatattggttatcagaacatgatgtgtggaaccctcgtgcctaactctacaggttgcaagtctattttgagatttgtaagattcttttcgtgttgtcctttattttttcgtttctttttcattttgtgacaaaaagggggagaaatatatggagtaaacaagtgatactggcattgattttatattgattggtatcgctaaggaaaagaacattggtgcttgaacatttatctaatgaaagagtgaaagcacagactaagggtgAGTagcatgtcatataaattggtataacaaagacgtgcggattgaatatctacctatcttccttagggggagtattagctttgttattataatgtcaacaacgacattttcaaggattgaatgtaagcagtttactgtgctgttgaattcgggaatcaagcgtatgtgtaatgaattcttgtaatttgttcatCCATatgttgtaagagttttgtcactaaaattgacaaagggggagattgttagagcgtggctcggttgaacccaccaagcgttggtatgtcaagattggttgtcatattttagtaaatcaaaactcatgttaagagtcgcttgattatgtactagagtcaacttcgtataggttaacttgaaagtattaggatatgaaacattacaagtattgcgaagtcttgaatatgtgaagaatcaaggagctacaacgacaacaatcatccttccacttgaggttagtgatatttgacttgaactgtttcattccctaacgtatatttcaattcgtgcatattgaaaacagaactacgaagcatatttgaactctagatagacatagtattaaggattacaatacgaggtttattgcttaaccattaaactttgtagataagacatctccataatcatttgaatgctattgtgattatgtatgggtatgaggtgaggatttcatcctagggaacaatgttttacatgtgttctaaggaagtaagttcataaacttgtttgtgaacctaaaaggaaatttccaggtgttattggttttgttattcattgcatatcttatgaacaaccaatatgtgtgattgagtataactcacaacttgtttgtgttcttggtagaactattcacaaaggcctgacttatgtattggtatgacttttattattgaatccgatcttaagtaatcacctgagatggtatgatcgggtttgtgaatttatgtctaaccaaatatgggaaaggggaaccgatcctagtaagaggtgcagtacatcacaaaggggaaccgatccttgtatggggtgcaacaaggtttatagcagaaaggggaaccgatcctatggacatgtgcaacacgtttttaggaaaaggggaaccgatcttatggacatgtgcaacacatataagttagatacatatatatgtggggaaccgatcctagtacctagtcaaacgaattttcgaaagctagtgtgactatgcatagtactcacatggaaggtagaaccgaaacttgttttggtagaaccgttaaacccatgattgtgattgaatgtttgtttgatcaattgcatagttcttgaaagtcagatgaaccaattctaaacttttttggaagtgtggaaaatcggtttcaaggttgtaagtgtgaaagagaacttacaaagtaaggatgtcgacatacttgaacacgtgctatgaatgtttatttctttaattgttcaaagttattccttaatagctaagggaagagaatcccaggatcaaaacataagtaagttaagaatcttttaattaaggttattaattttattttgtagggaaatataagaattagtaatgtgcatttaataattagattttccgagagatttcgatcattatttttggacagagcatttccaggaattatggaaaccgaatttgtgctttaatgaatatcttgagaatattttcggttttggaaattctttggtgttcaaacttccttgtctataaatacttgaagtttgcctttatagcaaactaatccttcgtaacaacagacttcctcttttgttgttgttactggtgtagccgcctatttggagaggagagtaacctaattaggcgaaatctcttacgaccgctcagtttaaagttttctttgggattgagaatctatagcgtgtactgttggtgggaaactagataattgcggtttatcttttgttttcgattgatttgattgactaacggtggttgaaatctgattgcacctagtttgtttatgcttgagaatcttctcttctgatataagattcactcaaactagatcagagtttcgacaagaatctttagactgttgttagttctaaagacgatcttgtgataatcttcttcttttttttttcggtttttttttttcacttaaaCTTTTTATTAGAAAGGAAAAATTGGGAAAGTTACAAGATTAAAAGTAAATCAGAAAAAAGCCAACTTCATAGGCTGAAAAACACAAGCAAAGAATGACTAGCTAAAACTAACAAAATCTGTAGTATTCAATGTTTGGCATTTCAATTCTTGTTAGAAAATTAGGTCTTCCATAGTGCAGTTGCCTTTCCCCTGCTGCTAGTTTGGCACCTCTTTTTGCAGCTGTATCAGCAGAGAAGTTAACTTCTCTGAAACAGTGACAGAATGTTATTGAGTTGAGTTTCTTCACAGCCTTATGCCATCTTATTCTGACAAACCAGGGCATCTTATTCTCAGCAAACTCAGTGATTAATGTTTTAGAATATGAGTTAATGATTATATTCTTCAAATCCCAAGTCACTGCAAGCTCAGCTGCACAGATCACAACATATACTTCAGTTATGTAGTTGGATGCAACACCAATTCCACCAGAGAGGGTTCCCAGTACTTGGAAAAGGTGATCTCTAATTACAATTCCAAAACCAGCAGCCCCTGGATTCCCAaaagaagcaccatcacaacaaaaaagaataaaaccATCTTTTGGAGGAATCCAATAACAAGTTTTAATGTTCTGAAATCTTATCATCCTTGGACCCAAATTGAAGAATAGAATTATCTGATTGTCATAAGCTTGATCCCATTTATTACCCTTCATTCTAAGTCCTCCTTCACATACAGTTTTCTTGATTCTGCACTTAAAATTCTGAATATTGGGTCTGACTTGTTCAAATATCTTTTTATTATTCCCGAAACCAAAGCTCCTTGATAATTGAACTGGTTGTAGTGATCCAGCATTCTTTAACCAAAGGACTTTGTTTCTAGCACATCTCCACACATCTtcaaaatattttggttttgtAAAGTTAAACACAGAGCATGCCCAATTCCAGACCTCAATACTGAATTTGTACTCCCATAAGAGATGGTTCATGTTATCTTGAGATTTTTCAGAAATGCAGCATCTTGAGACCATATCATATCCATTTTTAATCATTTTTAGGTCATCAACAAAAATTCC
This DNA window, taken from Papaver somniferum cultivar HN1 chromosome 3, ASM357369v1, whole genome shotgun sequence, encodes the following:
- the LOC113359634 gene encoding uncharacterized protein LOC113359634; the protein is MIKNGYDMVSRCCISEKSQDNMNHLLWEYKFSIEVWNWACSVFNFTKPKYFEDVWRCARNKVLWLKNAGSLQPVQLSRSFGFGNNKKIFEQVRPNIQNFKCRIKKTVCEGGLRMKGNKWDQAYDNQIILFFNLGPRMIRFQNIKTCYWIPPKDGFILFCCDGASFGNPGAAGFGIVIRDHLFQVLGTLSGGIGVASNYITEVYVVICAAELAVTWDLKNIIINSYSKTLITEFAENKMPWFVRIRWHKAVKKLNSITFCHCFREVNFSADTAAKRGAKLAAGERQLHYGRPNFLTRIEMPNIEYYRFC